One region of Cydia fagiglandana chromosome 15, ilCydFagi1.1, whole genome shotgun sequence genomic DNA includes:
- the LOC134671162 gene encoding connectin-like — protein MDLKYLILMIAFATIEINVTESRQNDKRRWKSDKSVYSQYVNICDIQDRGSKVHCYCESTKLKTATKADCWVFNGGIAEDDPFWSNFYSQPKIERLTFNVRADGGLTYIPAKVIIRLEKLQYFNIHYANISSVPPFAFTNSSTLREISLPKNKITKLERMSFAHLILLANVSLMENQISELERDVFYMLPNLQRLYLSKNTISVLHEGCFKHLNNLVKLELDSNLLTVVIRENFQGLSNLITLDMRNNKLTMIGDLAFSELWALQELYLDGNEIEFISERGFGGLAQLRKLYLADNKLGTLDAGVLDDFQKLTVLDLRNNNLETLKQETMQSVVENMKSNYALISLDGNKLTCDCRLLWLHKLKNETRSKRVKASLERLSCIMDLKLKTDLGKKKNDIPKNPTSTHDYDNDEFEDDKYDDTMQDDTVGNKVEYRKRLVEISSDMLPCHNKLSYEASYSPPTQDEVKYYYSASSNVVVAMTVHISIFVSIVL, from the exons ATGGACCTTAAATATCTAATCCTAATGATTGCCTTCGCGACAATTGAAATCAACGTTACAGAGAGCCGGCAAAATGACAAGCGGCGATGGAAATCCGATAAAAGCGTTTATTCACAATACGTCAATATTTGCGATATTCAAGACCGGGGCTCCAAGGTACATTGCTATTGTGAGAGCACGAAGTTAAAGACGGCTACGAAAGCGGATTGCTGGGTTTTTAATGGCGGAATCGCCGAAGATGACCCATTTTGGTCGAATTTTTATTCCCAACCTAAAATAGAAAGACTCACGTTTAATGTGAGAGCTGACGGCGGGCTCACCTACATACCTGCGAAAGTCATAATTCGACTAGAAAAGCTGCAGTATTTCAACATACACTATGCGAACATATCATCTGTACCACCATTTGCATTCACTAACTCGTCAACATTAAGAGAGATATCGCTGCCGAAAAACAAAATAACGAAACTCGAGAGAATGTCTTTCGCACATTTGATACTGTTGGCGAATGTAAGTTTAATGGAGAATCAGATTTCAGAGTTGGAACGGGACGTATTCTACATGCTACCGAACTTGCAGCGGCTATACTTATCAAAGAACACCATAAGCGTTCTTCACGAAGGCTGCTTCAAGCATCTCAACAATTTGGTGAAATTGGAGCTCGACAGTAATTTGCTGACTGTAGTAATAAGGGAGAACTTCCAAGGTCTATCCAACTTGATTACTCTCGACATGAGGAACAACAAATTGACGATGATAGGCGACTTGGCATTTTCCGAACTTTGGGCCCTACAGGAACTTTACCTGGATGGGAACGAAATAGAATTTATATCAGAGAGGGGTTTTGGTGGATTGGCGCAACTGAGGAAACTTTATTTGGCTGATAATAAGTTGGGAACATTAGACGCCGGCGTTTTGGACGATTTTCAGAAGTTGACTGTTTTGGATTTGAGGAATAACAATCTGGAAACTCTAAAACAGGAGACTATGCAAAGTGTCGTGGAAAACATGAAGTCGAATTATGCCTTAATCTCTCTTGACG GGAACAAGCTAACCTGCGACTGCCGTCTCCTCTGGCTTCACAAGCTCAAGAACGAAACCCGGAGCAAGCGCGTAAAAGCCTCCCTCGAACGTCTCAGCTGCATCATGGACCTCAAACTCAAGACGGACCTCGGCAAAAAGAAAAACGACATACCGAAAAACCCAACGTCAACACATGACTATGACAATGATGAATTTGAAGACGATAAGTACGATGACACAATGCAAGATGACACTGTAGGTAATAAAGTTGAATATAGAAAACGGTTAGTAGAAATATCGTCAGATATGCTGCCTTGTCATAATAAATTAAGTTATGAAGCGTCGTATTCGCCTCCGACGCAAGATGAAGTGAAATATTACTATTCAGCGTCGAGTAATGTTGTTGTAGCAATGACGGTACATATATCAATCTTTGTTAGTATAGTATTATAA